In the genome of Pseudomonas putida, one region contains:
- the hisD gene encoding histidinol dehydrogenase, producing the protein MTVSTAIARLNAADPDFARHLDHLLSWESVSDDAVNQRVLDIIKAIRERGDAALVEFTQRFDGVEAKSIDDLILGRERLELALTRITATQREALETAASRVRSYHERQKQDSWQYTEADGTVLGQKVTPLDRAGLYVPGGKASYPSSVLMNAIPAKVAGVSEVVMVVPTPRGEVNELVLAAACIAGVDRVFTIGGAQAVAALAYGTESVPQVDKIVGPGNIYVATAKRHVFGQVGIDMIAGPSEILVVCDGQTDPDWIAMDLFSQAEHDEDAQAILVSPDAAFLDRVAASIAKLLPTMERAEIIEKSINGRGALIQVRDMQQAMDVANRIAPEHLELSVADPQAWLPQIRHAGAIFMGRHTSEALGDYCAGPNHVLPTSGTARFSSPLGVYDFQKRSSIIFCSEQAASELGHTASVLARGESLTAHARSAEYRILTQTKGN; encoded by the coding sequence ATTGCCCGTCTCAACGCCGCTGATCCGGATTTCGCCCGACATCTGGATCATCTGCTGAGCTGGGAAAGCGTGTCCGATGACGCGGTCAATCAGCGCGTGCTCGACATCATCAAGGCTATCCGCGAGCGAGGCGATGCTGCGTTGGTTGAGTTCACCCAGCGTTTCGATGGCGTCGAGGCCAAGAGCATCGATGACCTGATCCTGGGACGCGAACGCCTGGAACTGGCCCTGACCCGTATCACCGCCACCCAGCGCGAAGCGTTGGAGACGGCCGCCAGCCGCGTGCGCAGCTACCACGAGCGGCAGAAGCAGGATTCCTGGCAATACACCGAGGCGGATGGCACCGTGCTGGGCCAGAAGGTCACGCCGCTGGACCGTGCCGGCCTTTATGTGCCGGGCGGCAAGGCCTCGTACCCTTCGTCCGTGCTGATGAACGCCATCCCGGCCAAAGTCGCCGGTGTGTCCGAAGTGGTGATGGTGGTGCCGACCCCGCGCGGTGAGGTCAACGAACTGGTGCTGGCCGCTGCGTGCATCGCCGGCGTCGATCGCGTCTTCACCATCGGTGGCGCCCAAGCCGTTGCCGCCTTGGCCTACGGGACCGAGAGCGTGCCCCAGGTGGACAAGATCGTCGGCCCGGGCAACATCTACGTCGCCACTGCCAAGCGCCATGTGTTCGGCCAGGTCGGTATCGACATGATCGCCGGCCCCTCGGAAATCCTCGTCGTCTGCGACGGCCAGACCGACCCGGACTGGATTGCCATGGACCTGTTCTCCCAGGCCGAGCACGACGAGGATGCCCAGGCGATCCTCGTCAGCCCTGATGCCGCCTTCCTCGATCGCGTCGCCGCCAGTATCGCCAAGCTGCTGCCGACCATGGAGCGTGCCGAAATCATCGAGAAATCCATCAATGGCCGTGGTGCGCTGATCCAAGTGCGCGACATGCAGCAGGCGATGGACGTCGCCAACCGCATTGCTCCCGAGCACCTGGAGTTGTCGGTCGCCGATCCGCAGGCGTGGCTGCCGCAGATCCGTCATGCGGGCGCGATCTTCATGGGCCGTCACACCAGCGAAGCCTTGGGCGACTATTGCGCTGGCCCCAACCACGTGCTGCCGACCTCCGGCACCGCGCGTTTCTCTTCGCCGCTGGGGGTGTATGACTTCCAGAAGCGTTCCTCGATCATCTTCTGCTCCGAGCAGGCGGCCTCGGAGCTTGGGCACACCGCATCGGTTCTGGCCCGTGGCGAATCGCTGACCGCTCACGCCCGCAGTGCTGAATACCGCATCCTCACCCAGACCAAGGGGAACTGA